One genomic segment of Stenotrophomonas sp. 704A1 includes these proteins:
- a CDS encoding phosphatase PAP2 family protein produces the protein MPARSLAPPLAPASLTPRFALTHLWLPVVIGTAAFTLLMGFGGDQWVADHLFKLEGGRWALQDAWLTRAVLHRAGKWLSTAAALMALLLCFHHWRHGRDRVLRWALLYVVLAIALGTGTVSLLKSLVPMDCPWDLLRYGGHAPYIGLFSTRPAGMAAPACFPAGHASAGYAWLCLYFFALLWRPAWRWPALSIGLGSGLVFGIGQQLRGAHFLSHDIATALICWLLSLGLFLAVKRVLARPLRRRQGASA, from the coding sequence ATGCCTGCGCGCTCCCTCGCTCCCCCTCTTGCACCCGCGTCGCTGACACCGCGCTTTGCTCTGACCCATCTGTGGCTGCCCGTGGTGATCGGGACTGCTGCGTTCACGCTGCTGATGGGCTTCGGCGGTGACCAGTGGGTTGCCGACCATCTGTTCAAGCTCGAAGGTGGCCGCTGGGCGCTGCAGGACGCATGGCTGACCCGCGCGGTGCTGCACAGGGCCGGCAAGTGGCTGAGCACCGCTGCGGCGCTGATGGCGCTGCTGCTGTGTTTCCACCACTGGCGGCATGGGCGTGATCGCGTTCTTCGGTGGGCCCTGCTGTACGTCGTGCTGGCCATCGCGCTGGGTACCGGCACGGTCTCGCTGCTGAAGTCGCTGGTTCCGATGGACTGCCCCTGGGACCTGCTGCGCTATGGCGGCCACGCGCCCTACATCGGGCTGTTCAGCACGCGCCCGGCGGGCATGGCGGCCCCGGCCTGCTTCCCGGCCGGCCACGCCAGCGCCGGCTACGCGTGGCTGTGTCTGTACTTCTTCGCACTGCTGTGGCGCCCGGCATGGCGTTGGCCGGCACTGTCGATCGGCCTGGGCAGCGGCCTGGTGTTCGGCATCGGCCAGCAGCTGCGCGGGGCCCACTTCCTTTCGCACGACATCGCCACGGCGCTGATCTGCTGGCTGTTGTCGCTGGGCCTGTTCCTGGCGGTGAAGCGCGTGCTGGCCCGCCCGCTCCGCCGTCGGCAGGGGGCCAGCGCATGA